A portion of the Syntrophus gentianae genome contains these proteins:
- a CDS encoding S66 peptidase family protein encodes MKNVFLITPSSLIRKKRDFSGGTQSLFKLGFNVLNPEFPTALSSPQEKAAQIHRAFSDPDVEMILAQRGGYGAMKSLPFIDFDLIREHPRFFAGFSDVSALLNPIFERTGLVTFHAPMVKNLSAPTPFTLKSFLNAVSGFPEKNLFKGAPVKVFHPGIARGILKGGNLMTLSALMGTDWEIDTEHSILFLEDVDEKSHSVDRCLTQWILAGKFRDVQAILLGDFRGIRSRQVYEMIASQMEIKFPVVSCSYIGHGDNKMTLPVGALVELDTDRKRLFIQEMSLPGGIP; translated from the coding sequence ATGAAAAATGTCTTTCTCATAACGCCCAGCTCTCTGATCAGAAAGAAACGCGATTTTTCCGGCGGGACGCAATCGCTCTTCAAGTTGGGGTTCAATGTCTTAAATCCGGAATTTCCCACAGCCCTGTCCTCGCCGCAGGAAAAAGCGGCTCAGATCCACCGGGCCTTTTCCGACCCGGATGTCGAGATGATCCTGGCTCAGCGGGGCGGCTATGGCGCCATGAAATCCCTGCCCTTCATCGATTTCGATCTGATTCGCGAGCATCCCAGATTCTTTGCCGGTTTCAGTGACGTAAGCGCCTTGCTCAACCCCATTTTCGAACGGACCGGACTGGTCACCTTCCATGCCCCGATGGTGAAGAATCTCAGTGCGCCAACCCCCTTTACGTTGAAGTCCTTTCTAAACGCCGTTAGCGGCTTCCCGGAAAAAAACCTGTTCAAGGGCGCGCCGGTAAAAGTCTTTCACCCCGGCATTGCCCGGGGCATTCTCAAGGGCGGCAATCTCATGACCCTGAGCGCCCTGATGGGGACAGACTGGGAGATCGATACGGAGCACTCGATTCTTTTTCTGGAAGATGTGGATGAAAAGAGCCATTCGGTCGACCGCTGCCTGACCCAGTGGATTCTTGCCGGCAAGTTTCGGGATGTCCAGGCGATTCTCCTCGGCGATTTCCGTGGGATCAGAAGCAGGCAGGTTTATGAGATGATCGCCTCGCAGATGGAAATAAAATTTCCCGTGGTTTCGTGCTCTTATATCGGCCATGGGGACAACAAGATGACTCTGCCCGTCGGCGCTTTGGTGGAGCTGGATACGGATCGGAAGCGTCTTTTCATTCAAGAGATGTCCCTGCCGGGGGGCATTCCATGA
- a CDS encoding nucleoside recognition domain-containing protein, giving the protein MNVLWLILLSVSIVFAVFTGRLEAFTQALFDGAKSAVEISLFLLGIISVWLGITRILEDSGLIYRIAHLFRPILSRLFKNIPDDHPSLTAITLNVLANLFGLGNAATPLGIKAMQELDSLNEDKGTITFEMMIFIILNTASIQLIPFSVIGILAAYGAENPAGIVLPVLIATLVSAVTALTILFSFRKILK; this is encoded by the coding sequence ATGAACGTCCTCTGGCTGATCCTCCTTTCCGTCAGCATCGTCTTTGCCGTCTTTACAGGCAGGCTGGAAGCCTTTACCCAGGCCCTTTTCGACGGCGCCAAATCGGCGGTGGAGATCTCCCTGTTCCTGCTGGGCATCATCTCGGTCTGGCTGGGGATCACGCGCATCCTGGAAGACTCCGGGCTGATCTACCGGATCGCCCATTTATTCCGGCCGATTCTATCCCGGCTCTTCAAAAACATCCCCGACGATCACCCTTCGCTTACGGCGATCACCCTCAATGTCCTGGCAAACCTCTTCGGCCTGGGCAACGCGGCCACCCCGCTGGGGATCAAGGCTATGCAGGAGCTCGACTCCCTGAACGAAGACAAGGGGACCATCACCTTTGAAATGATGATCTTTATTATCCTCAATACCGCCAGTATCCAGCTGATCCCCTTTTCCGTCATCGGGATTCTCGCCGCTTACGGCGCCGAAAATCCGGCCGGGATCGTCCTGCCGGTCCTGATCGCCACCCTCGTTTCAGCCGTCACCGCGCTGACAATTCTATTCTCTTTCAGGAAGATCCTTAAATGA
- a CDS encoding spore maturation protein yields MIRQFSTISLLIIPLFLLFTILYGTFKKVRVYDSFVTGAKEGPGIVLNIFPYLLAIFVAIKGFQASGAFDCLRNLFFGLFAFLDLPIEVISMAIVKPLSGSASTALFTDIVKTTGPDSTATRMTAVIMGSAETTFYVLAVYLGAVSIRKTRYLVPVCLVADFIGIVVAILVVSWFF; encoded by the coding sequence ATGATCCGGCAATTCAGCACGATATCCCTTCTGATCATCCCCCTCTTTCTTCTCTTTACGATCCTCTATGGAACGTTCAAGAAGGTCCGCGTTTACGATTCCTTTGTTACCGGGGCAAAAGAAGGTCCGGGAATTGTGCTGAACATCTTTCCCTATCTGCTGGCAATCTTCGTCGCTATCAAAGGCTTTCAGGCATCCGGCGCTTTTGACTGCCTCCGGAATCTGTTTTTCGGCCTTTTCGCTTTCCTCGATCTCCCCATCGAAGTCATCTCCATGGCCATTGTCAAACCCCTCTCCGGCAGCGCATCGACGGCCCTGTTTACCGATATTGTCAAAACCACCGGGCCGGACTCGACGGCTACCCGGATGACCGCCGTCATCATGGGGAGTGCGGAGACCACATTTTATGTCCTGGCCGTTTATCTGGGTGCGGTGAGCATCCGGAAGACACGCTACCTGGTGCCGGTGTGCCTCGTTGCCGATTTTATCGGGATCGTGGTCGCGATCCTTGTCGTGAGTTGGTTTTTTTGA